GCATCGGCCGCGCCGGCCGAGCGACCACGTTGCGTTCGATCGCGAAGTGGTTCGGGGGTTAAGTACGGAGTTGCCCTCTCCCGCGAGGGGCTTGGGTTGAAGAGGATGGCGTCCGCGTTACCGCGGATATTCCGTAATCTTTGGGACGGGCTCGGGCTCGACGAGCCACACGTGCCGGTCAGGGAAGTAATCGATCAGCTCTTGATTGTCTGCAGGGCTCATTTCCTGGGCCCACACGATCTTGGCGCCATCGATATCGGCCGCGTTATAGACCCATTCGTCATCAGGGTTGTGTACCGCGACTTCATAGTGCACGAACGCCAGGTGCTTTCCCGAATTGGATTGCAATTCCTTTTCGACGCGCGCTCGGCTGTCGCGACCTGGCCGGGGAAATCGGTCGGGCGACCACCGCGGAATCATCTCGGACGGGTCCAGGCGGGCCACTAGCCCGACAATCACCAGCAAGGCATAGGCTATTGGAAGCAGTCGCACCAGGTCGCGGCCGATGGCGCGACGATGAAAACGGCATACATAGAGATGCCGCAGCCCTTGCACGCACAAGCAATAGAGCAAGCACGTCATGGGGGCTGCGTAGTGTACTTGATGAACGACCCCGCTACAGAGCGCGACGGCAACCAGTGCGGTGGCAAAGAGGATGAAGCGCATGCGCCGGTCGCGGAGGATCCAGGGAAGATAAAGCAGTGGAAGAAGCAGGACCGGCCCTAGGATCGTCGCGGTTTTCGCGGCGGCATACCAGGTTGAATCGACCAGGCTTGCGAACGTTGGCGAGAACAAAAAAGGATTCGATCCCGCGGCATCGAACTCAAAGGTTCGTCGCATCATCAGGTGACGGTAAACCGGCGGTGCAGCCTTCGGTTGCCAAAGAAAGATCGGGTAAACCTGGTAAGTGGCTTGGTGCACCATGTACGGCATACGTGTCGGGCTGCCGGTAGTCCTCCAGTTGTAGTACGCCATGGCGGAAGCGACGACGAGCAAGATCGTCGACGCCGGCAGCACGAACCGACGCAACGCCGTGACGATCGCGCGACGGTCCAGTCGAATCATCCACCATAGAAGTGCCAGCCCCACGGCCAGGCTAAGCGCCATTCCTTCGAAGGGGCGCGAGTTTGCCAAGATCGCCACACCCAGCGCCAGCGCCACGGCATCGCGCACTTTGGATCGACGTTTGATTCGCGGTAGCGCTCCGACCAGCAAGGCGCCGCCGAACGCTCCCCAAGCGCCACCCCAATAGCTGTCTACCCAATAGCCGCAAACGCCCAGTCGCATCCCCGCCAGAATCGCCCCTAGCAGGGCCCACTTCGGTGGCAGCCAGCCTTGCAGCATCCAGCAAATACCGCCGCACATGGCCGCAACGCCCAACAGCACGCCAGCCCAGGGGTAGCCCAACGTGACCTGTCCCAGCGCCATGAACACCGCCGTCAGCGGCGGATACTTCGACACGTACGTCGGCTCGTGAATGATGTGCATGCTCTCGAAGTGTTGCCACAGCGGATGCGTGGGGTTTGCCACGCGCCCCGCAGCAAACGTGTCCGAGGCCAGCAGGTAACTGAACTCGTCGTGGATGTGAGGGTAGGGGACGCCCGCGACGGGCAACATGGCCAAACGCACCAAGATGGGCAGCGCAGCAGAGATGCAGATAGCTACGCCGCGGCGGCGCGCCAGCTGGGAGAAACAACGATCCCCCTTGCGCAGCATGTCTGCCGCAAGCTTTGGTCGAGTGGCTGCGACGAGCAACGCCACCCCGACAATGGCCAGGTTGGCCATCGCTAATTGATCGATCACGATGCCCCTCTCCTCTGCTCGGCCCTTTTACTCATGCCTCGAATCCGCAACACGTGCGCCGACGTGCTCACGCCTTCCGCGTCAGAATAAGCGTGGCGCGCCATGGTGCCGTGCGGTCACGCTGCCGTTAATTTACCACGGCAGGGCACGAAAATCCTCTCCGAGCATCGGGCGCGGTTGCCCCAACGTTCGCGAGCAATGACGTGCGAAACCTGTCGTCAGGCGCGCGCGGGATGCCGGCAGCGCCGCATGAAAAACGCGAGCGCAGATGGCGCGACCCCTGAGAGCCTGTGCAGGCCGAGGTCGAGTGGATGCATTGTTCAGGGGCGCGGGAGACTCCCTCACCCGGCCCTCTCCCGCAAGGCGAGAGGGTGATTCAAAGTCATTGCAACCGTGTGCCACACGGAAGGTGGGGCGCGCTCCCCGGCCAGCGACAAAGCCGTTACCGAGCGACGGCTTACTTCGCCCCGACCAGTTGCTTCTTCTTTTCAGCCAGGATTTCTTCCTGGATGCTGACCGGCACGCGCTTGTAACGCGAGAACTCCATCGTGAAAGTTCCCTGGCCTTGCGTCATGCTGCGCAGATCGGTCGAGTAGCCGAACGTTTCGGCCAGCGGGACCTCGGCTTCGATCACGGCGACGGCGCCTTGCACGTCGCTGGAGACGATCATGCCGCGGCGGCTGGTCAGCTCACCAGTCACCGAGCCTTGGAAGTTCACGGGTACTTCCACTTCCAGCTTCATGACGGGTTCGAGCAGCATCGGCTTCATCTTCAGGAACGTTTCGCGGAAGCAGTTGCGAGCGCAGATCTGGAACGCCATATCCGAGCTGTCGACGTCGTGGTAGGAACCGTCTTCAAGCACGGTCTTGACGCCCACGATCGGGTAGCCGGCCACGGGGCCCTTCTTGAGCGAATCGCGGAAGCCCTTTTCGACGCTGGGGATGTACTCGCGGGGAATACGGCCGCCGATGACGTCGTCTACGAACTCGAACGGTTCCGGGGCATCATCCGGTAGCGGATAGAAGTGTCCCTTCACGTGGGCGTACTGACCCGAACCGCCGGTTTGCTTCTTGTGCTTGAAGTCGTACTCGGTTTCCTTGGTGGGCGCTTCGCGGTAGCTGACCTTGGGAGCGCCGACCTCGACGTCCAACTTGTATTCGCGACGCATCCGTTCGACATAGATCTCGAGGTGCAGCTCACCCATGCCTGCGATCAGCGTATCGCCGGTTTCCTCGTCGCTAGTGGCGCGGAAGGTGGGATCTTCTTTCGTGAAGCGCTGCAAGGCCTTCGAGAGCTTGTCGCCACCCTCGCGCGAAATCGGCGTGATGGCCATCTTGATGACCGGCTCGGGCACGAACATGCTTTCGAGCGTGCAGTATTTGTTTTGCGAGGCGTAGGTATCGCCGCTGGCGCAGTCGATGCCGATGATGGCTACGATGTCGCCGGCCGAAGCACTATCGATTTCCTCGCGCTTGTCGGCATGCATGCGCAAAATGCGGCTGAAGCGCTGCTTCTGGCCGGTGCGCTGATTGAAGTTCGTATCCCCCTTGTTGATCGTGCCCTGATAGATGCGCGTAAAGGTCAACTGACCGTACGGATCTTCGACGATCTTGAAGGCCATACCGACGAAAGTCTTGGTGGGATCGGGTTCGAGCGGGAATTTCTCGTCGGGCTTGTCGTACGACTTGGCCGCGACCTTGCGATCGAGCGGCGACGGCAAGTAGCGGACCACTGCGTCCAACAGGGGCTGGACACCCTTGTTCTTGTAGGCCGTGCCCATGAAGACCGGGGTGACGTCCTGCTCTTGCACGGCTTCCTTGACGACCTTGTGGATCAGGTCCACGGGGACGTCTTGTTCGGCCAGCAGCAACTCCATCATCTCGTCGCTGTACATAGCCAGCGCTTCGAGCATTTCCTGACGGGAGTGCGCGGCTTCTTCCTTGAGATCATCGGGGATGGCCTCTTCGCGGACGCGCTCGCCGTTGGTGCCGTCGAAGTACAAAGCCTTCTGGGTGATCAGGTCGACGACCCCTTCGAACTGGTCTTCTTTGCCGATGCCTATTTGCAGCAGCACGGCTTCGCAGTGCAGCTTCTCGCGAAGTTGCTTGACCACGCGGCGGTAATCCGCGCCGGTGCGATCCATCTTGTTGATGAATGCCAGTCGGGGCACATGATAGCGTTTCATCTGGCGGTCGACGGTCATCGATTGCGACTGCACGCCACCGACGGCGCACAGCACGAGGATCGCGCCGTCGAGCACGCGCAAACTGCGTTCGACCTCGACGGTGAAGTCGACGTGCCCCGGCGTGTCGATCAGGTTGATCTGGTGATCGTCCCAAGAGACCGTCGTTGCGGCGCTGGTAATGGTGATACCGCGCTCGCGCTCCAGGTCCATGTGATCCATGGTGGCGCCACCTTCACCCTTCACCTCTTGCATGCGGTGAATGCGTCCGGCATAGAACAAGATGCGCTCGCTGAGCGTGGTCTTGCCTGAGTCGATGTGTGCCGAAATGCCGATGTTGCGTAGTTGGGCCAGGTCCATGGTCGAATCTCGCGATCCAGTATCAAGTTACACAGTTAAGGCGTTAGAACTAATCTTACGGTCAGGCGACAAGTCTATAGCGCTTGCGCCGCCAAAATTCGGGGTCGCAGTTGCGTGGGGTCGCCGGAAGGAACGAGAACCCCGGTTGGGCAGGCCTGTCCCCGGACCTTCCTATGGCGGCTCACCGCCTTGTGAGCGAACTCTGCCAACGGGAGCGGGGTCAGCGTGGCATGATGCCTGTCCAACCATCGTAACCCATTTCTTCGGCACGCAAAGACCAAATTGAACATACGGATTTGAATTGCTGGTGAGAAAAGTGTGTCGATTACGTGAATTCTTCGTCGGTCCACCGAATTCTGCTAGCTTTGGTGTCGATCGATTCTCGCGTTTACTATCGCTCGCGGGGCGGATCAAAGTCCTGTCTGATTGATTTATCTCTCTACTATAATTAGTGTTAAGCAACTATGGCATCATCCGATTCAGCATCTTTGCCCCCCAACGCAACGGGTTCTCCCCCCCCGCCTCTCGGCGGCGGAAACACGGGTGGCTGGCGCCTCGCTCTGCTGGCACGTTATCCGTGGCTGGGCTATGTGCTCCCTCTGGTGGTATTTCTCGTCCTGACAAGCTGCGAGCCGGCGCCGCCAGACCGGGCACCGGCCGATGACCTGGCGGCCGCTGGCGTGGGTGCCGATCCGCTAAATCAAGCCCAACCCCAGGACCAGACAGCGACGGGCTGGTTCGATTTGAACATTCCGTACCGCGCCTACCCGCTGGTCTATACGGCGAAGATCGCGCTTTCGATCGCCGCGGTTTTTTTTGTGTGGCCGGTCTATCGGCAATTCCCGTGGCGCGTTAGCTGGCTGGCATTTGCCGTAGGGGGCGTGGGAGTCGTGCTGTGGATCGGCGTGTGCCACCTGGGGCTCGAACACCGCATCCTGCCGGCGATCGGACTGGGAAGCGTGCTCGGATCGGGTCAGCGCAGCGCGTTCAACCCCTTGGTCGAGTTGGTGGGAGAGCCGGCCTGGGCCTATGGATTTCTGGCCATTCGCTTTATTGGTCTGGCGCTGGTTGTGCCACTAATCGAGGAGTTCTTTCTGCGCGGCTTTCTGATGCGGGCTTGTGTCCATGAGAACTGGTGGAGCGTCCCGTTCGGAACCGTGACGCCGCTCGCCGTGCTCGTCGGCACGGCCGTGCCGATGGCGATGCACCCGGCCGAGCTGCTGGCCGCCCTGGTATGGTTCACGATGGTGACTGGTCTGATGGTGGCGACGCGCAATATCTGGGACTGTGTGGCCGCCCATGCCACGACGAACCTACTTTTGGGCATTTACGTGGTCGTCTGGAACCAATGGCAGCTGATGTAGCTGAAATGATGAATGCCTAACGTTGAATAGAAGGACGCGTAATGCGGCTTCGATTCACCAGGCGTCGCGGCCTGTCTTCCGCCGGCTATCCAGCTATTCAGTAAGAATTGAGCTCGAGCGGCGAAAGTAGGGGAAGA
This portion of the Pirellulales bacterium genome encodes:
- the fusA gene encoding elongation factor G yields the protein MDLAQLRNIGISAHIDSGKTTLSERILFYAGRIHRMQEVKGEGGATMDHMDLERERGITITSAATTVSWDDHQINLIDTPGHVDFTVEVERSLRVLDGAILVLCAVGGVQSQSMTVDRQMKRYHVPRLAFINKMDRTGADYRRVVKQLREKLHCEAVLLQIGIGKEDQFEGVVDLITQKALYFDGTNGERVREEAIPDDLKEEAAHSRQEMLEALAMYSDEMMELLLAEQDVPVDLIHKVVKEAVQEQDVTPVFMGTAYKNKGVQPLLDAVVRYLPSPLDRKVAAKSYDKPDEKFPLEPDPTKTFVGMAFKIVEDPYGQLTFTRIYQGTINKGDTNFNQRTGQKQRFSRILRMHADKREEIDSASAGDIVAIIGIDCASGDTYASQNKYCTLESMFVPEPVIKMAITPISREGGDKLSKALQRFTKEDPTFRATSDEETGDTLIAGMGELHLEIYVERMRREYKLDVEVGAPKVSYREAPTKETEYDFKHKKQTGGSGQYAHVKGHFYPLPDDAPEPFEFVDDVIGGRIPREYIPSVEKGFRDSLKKGPVAGYPIVGVKTVLEDGSYHDVDSSDMAFQICARNCFRETFLKMKPMLLEPVMKLEVEVPVNFQGSVTGELTSRRGMIVSSDVQGAVAVIEAEVPLAETFGYSTDLRSMTQGQGTFTMEFSRYKRVPVSIQEEILAEKKKQLVGAK
- a CDS encoding CPBP family glutamic-type intramembrane protease, whose translation is MASSDSASLPPNATGSPPPPLGGGNTGGWRLALLARYPWLGYVLPLVVFLVLTSCEPAPPDRAPADDLAAAGVGADPLNQAQPQDQTATGWFDLNIPYRAYPLVYTAKIALSIAAVFFVWPVYRQFPWRVSWLAFAVGGVGVVLWIGVCHLGLEHRILPAIGLGSVLGSGQRSAFNPLVELVGEPAWAYGFLAIRFIGLALVVPLIEEFFLRGFLMRACVHENWWSVPFGTVTPLAVLVGTAVPMAMHPAELLAALVWFTMVTGLMVATRNIWDCVAAHATTNLLLGIYVVVWNQWQLM